In one window of Eggerthella guodeyinii DNA:
- a CDS encoding molybdopterin-dependent oxidoreductase, producing the protein MTQRTTRVLSGVAGAALLLTGSGLALSALHPGSADASDASSGTTHAFNENVVEASWANIDDGSYVKVPNVQGSFAFNQAGTTPNDELFNVFGTALTSMCSKPATEFEAQGSGLASFYVNVGGHIEKSFTVDVSELSEDASEEALMACSCATGSPFGQAAVLGVPLASIVEMADLEEGVNTVTAYGADGFGQPLPLRYALEHDAMLVYQVNGKELTSTTEGSSLQLWMPETVARYFTRAITDIELTREDAEPDVQQVDPCYRNKINIMNYADGCTFGVGDEITFEGVADDLGSPIEAIEFSFDGGATWSSCATEGATADKWVNWQFSTSFEDAGDYRMTVRAKTADGMVSPLAATLLFAVE; encoded by the coding sequence ATGACGCAACGAACTACCCGCGTGCTGTCCGGCGTCGCCGGCGCGGCGCTCCTGCTGACCGGCTCGGGCTTGGCGCTGAGCGCCTTGCATCCCGGCAGCGCCGACGCCTCGGACGCATCGAGCGGAACGACGCACGCGTTCAACGAGAACGTGGTGGAAGCCTCGTGGGCGAACATCGACGACGGCTCGTACGTGAAGGTGCCGAACGTGCAAGGGAGCTTCGCGTTCAACCAGGCGGGCACGACGCCGAACGACGAGCTGTTCAACGTGTTCGGCACGGCTTTGACCTCGATGTGCTCCAAGCCTGCAACGGAGTTCGAGGCGCAGGGAAGCGGCCTTGCCAGCTTCTACGTGAACGTGGGAGGGCATATCGAGAAGAGCTTCACCGTGGACGTGAGCGAGCTTTCCGAAGACGCGAGCGAAGAAGCGCTCATGGCGTGCTCGTGCGCCACCGGCTCTCCGTTCGGGCAGGCGGCCGTTCTCGGTGTGCCGCTGGCTTCCATCGTGGAAATGGCCGATTTGGAGGAGGGCGTGAACACCGTGACGGCGTACGGCGCCGACGGGTTCGGCCAGCCGCTGCCGCTGCGCTATGCGCTGGAGCACGATGCGATGCTCGTCTACCAAGTGAACGGCAAGGAGCTGACGTCGACGACGGAGGGGTCCAGCTTGCAGCTGTGGATGCCCGAGACGGTGGCGCGGTACTTCACTCGCGCTATCACGGATATCGAGCTGACGCGCGAAGATGCCGAACCGGACGTGCAGCAGGTCGATCCGTGCTATCGCAATAAGATCAACATCATGAACTACGCCGACGGGTGCACGTTCGGCGTGGGCGACGAGATCACGTTCGAGGGCGTTGCCGACGATCTGGGAAGCCCGATCGAGGCCATCGAATTCTCGTTCGACGGCGGTGCCACGTGGTCGTCGTGCGCGACGGAGGGCGCCACCGCGGACAAGTGGGTGAACTGGCAGTTTTCCACCTCGTTCGAGGACGCGGGCGACTACCGCATGACGGTGCGCGCCAAGACGGCCGACGGGATGGTGTCGCCGCTTGCGGCGACGCTGCTGTTTGCG